A window from Thermococcus celericrescens encodes these proteins:
- a CDS encoding type I restriction endonuclease subunit R: MVPMFINKQVPSMPAQTPEYLQCEKPIIDRLKEKGWTYRRGIEVLEDKNEPLLISRLKDAIVRINGVSEREAEEAINLLKATPFGVEGSRRVLDYLKNGVPVKDEETAQPRRLMLIDYENLGNNEFLVANQVGYPFKTKIPDLILYVNGIPLVIIECKKLDVSWKKAYEQIKSYEKEMPELFKYVQIGVAVGDKPVYFPIVPWLSSVPVYEWKGESFDELDNLVELLKPETLLDVLRYFTFYRESGGAFTKVLPRYMQYRAVREIVSIALAYARGETERNRGLIWHWQGSGKTLTMIFSAYKIKRLLGNPTIFFVVDRRELERQLSGELKAVGLSFEVIDSIEKLKEVLTHADGKRGTFITLIHKFRAEDLNDVLEGLKRESRRRKTIMNRKDVVVLIDEGHRTQYGELASTMRSILKSASFFAFTGTPIAKKGRDTYATFGYKDRPYLDRYFITQSIEDGFTVKIAYQARLEEDVHLKRELLEAFLSSKLEEIPEEYRGRVEEKLKKRLNAIKVFLKNPKRIETIAQDIARHYRESVEPFKAMVVAVDRESCVLYKHALDKYLPREYTEVVMTFNRDEGEVIKEYQRELEERFPGKDMAEIRERIREDFRNKETPKILIVTDMLLTGFDAPILQTMYLDKPLKEHRLLQAIARTNRPFIKNGENVKPFGLVIDYVGIFKELKRALEIYNEADIEGAAYSVEEIKEELRKKISKAMGYFDGLEPGRGREAIMAAVERLFRTNKGEEFGRLYREIRHHYKLLREDRDEFREAFKWLTEVYYAYRAKVDGVPPEVELKADEFFREALRFIHETVDIEEIKTDFPIIELDDEFLKKVMRERDKRRAFTNLIFSVRHYVNTHKGPLTEDLVEQVERIIEAWRHKKEERST; encoded by the coding sequence ATGGTCCCGATGTTTATAAATAAACAGGTGCCCTCCATGCCCGCTCAAACCCCCGAATACCTCCAGTGCGAAAAGCCCATCATCGATCGGTTAAAGGAAAAAGGCTGGACTTACCGGAGGGGCATTGAGGTCCTCGAAGACAAAAACGAGCCCCTCCTGATCTCAAGGTTGAAGGACGCGATAGTGAGGATAAACGGAGTTAGCGAGAGGGAAGCGGAGGAGGCAATCAATCTCCTCAAAGCTACCCCTTTCGGCGTTGAAGGTTCCCGCAGGGTTCTCGACTACCTCAAGAACGGCGTTCCCGTGAAGGATGAGGAAACCGCTCAACCGAGGAGGCTGATGCTCATTGACTACGAAAACCTCGGAAACAACGAGTTCCTCGTTGCCAACCAGGTCGGCTACCCGTTTAAGACCAAGATACCCGACCTGATCCTCTACGTCAACGGCATCCCGCTGGTCATAATCGAGTGCAAAAAGCTCGATGTGAGCTGGAAAAAGGCCTACGAGCAGATTAAAAGCTATGAGAAGGAGATGCCCGAGCTCTTCAAGTACGTGCAGATCGGCGTTGCGGTTGGAGATAAACCTGTCTATTTCCCCATAGTGCCGTGGCTCAGCAGTGTTCCAGTCTATGAATGGAAGGGCGAGAGCTTTGATGAGCTGGACAACCTGGTTGAGCTTTTAAAACCTGAGACCCTCCTTGACGTCCTCCGCTACTTCACCTTCTACCGTGAGAGCGGTGGAGCTTTTACAAAGGTTCTGCCGAGGTACATGCAGTACCGGGCGGTTAGGGAGATAGTGAGCATCGCTCTGGCCTACGCGAGGGGCGAGACGGAAAGAAACCGGGGTTTAATCTGGCACTGGCAGGGAAGTGGAAAAACCTTGACCATGATATTCTCCGCCTATAAAATCAAGCGCCTGCTCGGCAACCCCACGATTTTCTTCGTCGTTGACAGGAGGGAGCTGGAGAGGCAGCTGAGCGGCGAGCTTAAAGCCGTGGGGCTGAGCTTTGAAGTCATAGATTCAATCGAGAAGCTCAAGGAAGTCCTAACCCACGCAGATGGAAAGAGGGGAACGTTCATCACGCTCATCCACAAGTTCCGCGCCGAGGACCTCAATGACGTGCTGGAGGGTCTCAAGAGGGAAAGCCGGAGAAGAAAGACAATAATGAACCGCAAAGACGTCGTGGTTCTCATAGACGAAGGACACAGAACCCAGTACGGCGAGCTTGCTTCGACTATGCGCTCGATACTCAAGAGCGCGTCCTTCTTCGCCTTTACGGGAACCCCGATAGCAAAGAAAGGGCGCGACACCTACGCCACCTTCGGCTATAAGGACAGGCCCTACCTCGACAGGTACTTCATAACGCAGTCCATCGAGGACGGCTTTACCGTGAAGATAGCCTACCAGGCGAGGCTTGAGGAGGACGTTCACCTAAAGAGGGAGCTCCTTGAGGCATTTCTCTCATCGAAGCTTGAGGAAATCCCGGAGGAGTACCGCGGAAGGGTGGAGGAGAAGCTCAAGAAGAGGCTCAACGCGATAAAGGTGTTCCTGAAAAACCCGAAGAGGATCGAAACCATAGCCCAGGACATAGCAAGACACTATAGGGAGAGCGTGGAGCCGTTTAAAGCAATGGTGGTAGCGGTTGACAGGGAGTCCTGCGTCTTATACAAGCATGCCCTCGACAAGTATTTGCCAAGGGAGTACACCGAGGTCGTGATGACGTTCAACCGGGATGAGGGCGAGGTTATTAAGGAGTATCAGAGGGAACTTGAAGAGCGTTTCCCAGGAAAAGACATGGCTGAAATCCGCGAGAGAATTCGTGAGGATTTCAGGAACAAAGAAACTCCAAAAATCCTGATAGTTACCGATATGCTTCTCACAGGCTTTGACGCCCCGATCCTTCAAACCATGTATCTGGACAAGCCGCTCAAGGAGCACAGGCTCCTTCAGGCAATAGCGAGAACCAACAGGCCCTTCATCAAGAACGGCGAGAACGTCAAGCCCTTCGGCCTCGTTATAGATTACGTGGGCATATTCAAGGAGTTGAAGAGGGCACTGGAGATCTATAACGAGGCTGACATCGAAGGAGCCGCTTACAGCGTCGAAGAGATAAAGGAAGAGCTCAGGAAAAAGATCTCCAAGGCTATGGGATACTTTGATGGCCTTGAGCCGGGAAGAGGTAGGGAGGCCATAATGGCTGCCGTTGAAAGGCTCTTTAGAACAAATAAAGGGGAGGAGTTCGGGAGGCTGTACAGGGAGATAAGGCACCACTACAAGCTCCTCAGGGAGGACAGAGATGAGTTCAGGGAAGCCTTCAAATGGCTCACGGAGGTCTATTATGCATACAGAGCGAAGGTTGATGGCGTTCCGCCGGAGGTCGAGCTCAAAGCCGACGAATTCTTCAGGGAGGCCCTCAGGTTCATACATGAGACAGTAGACATAGAGGAGATAAAGACTGACTTTCCAATAATCGAACTTGACGATGAGTTCCTTAAGAAAGTAATG